The Sphaerisporangium siamense genome includes the window CGGCGGCGCGGAAGGGTAGCCCGGCGGCTGGAGAGGACGAACCGGCGGCTCGGGAGACGGGAGAGGGCGGGTCAGCGAGCGGGGGCAGTGCGGCGCGGACGGATGCCTTCCCTGCAGCAGGTGGGGGCAGCGCGGCGCGGACGGGTGCGTTCTCTGCGGTGGGTGGGGGCAATGCGGCGGGGACGGGGAAGTCGCGGGGACAGTGGCGGGTGCCTGTCGGGCTGGTCTTGCTTGCCGCTGTTCCGGTGATCGCGGGTGGGGTGCGGCTGGACGGGCTGATCAGCGGGGCGGCGGTGACTCCGGAGAACGCTCGGTTCTTCGCGGTGCCTCTGCCCGTGGTGTTGCACATCGTCGGCGCCACGATCTACAGCGTTCTCGGCGCCTTCCAGTTCGCCCGCGGGTTCCGCCGCCGCAGGCCGGCCTGGCACCGTGCGGCGGGTCGGCTCCTGATTCCGTGCGGGCTCCTCGCGGCGATCACGGGTCTGTGGATGACCGTGTTCTACCCCTGGCCCCCTGGCGACGGCGAACTCCTCGCGGGCTTCCGGCTCGTGTTCGGCGGGGCCATGGCCGCGTCCATTCTGCTCGGCCTCGCCGCGATCCGGCGGCGGGACATCGCCGGGCACCGCGCCTGGATGACGCGCGCGTACGCGATCGGGCTGGGCGCGGGCACGCAGGTCCTGACTCACCTGCCCTGGTTCATCTTCTTCGGCACGCCCGGCGAGCTGCCCAGGGCCCTGCTCGTGGCCGCGGGATGGGTGATCAACCTGGTGGTGGCCGAGTGGTTCCTCCGCCGGGACCGCCGCCCCGCTCAGGTCCGGACGCGGTTGGTCTCGTAAGCCCATATGGCGATCTCGACGCGGTTGCGGGCGCCCAGCTTGGCCATCAGGCTCGCGATGTGCGACTTCGCCGTGCTGAGAGAGATGTGCAGTTCGTGGGCGATCTCGCTGTTGGTCCGCCCCCGCGCCACGGCGGCCAGGATCTGCTCCTCTCGGAGCGTGAGCGCCTCGATGGGTTGCACGGGCGGCGAGGCGGGCCCCGTCCGGGCGAAGGCGCCGAGCAGCCGGGCCGTGATGCTCGGGGCGATCAGCGCGTCGCCGTCGGCGGCGGCGTGCACGGCCTGGGAGAGCAGGGCGGCGCCCGCGTTCTTGAGCAGGAATCCCCGGGCGCCGGCCCGCAGGGCGGCGTAGACGTACTCGTCGAGGTCGAACGTGGTGATGACGACGACCGCGAGGGGGTCCTCGACGCCCGGTCCGGCGAGGGTGCGCGTGGCCGCGATGCCATCCAGAACGGGCATGCGGATGTCGAACAGGCACACGTCGGGGCGCAGGCGCCGCGCCAGCTCGACCGCACGCCGTCCGTCCTCGGCCTGGCCGACGACCTCGATGTCCGGCTGGGCGTCCAGGATCATCGCGAGCCCGGTACGGACGATCTCCTGGTCGTCCGCGACGACCACCCGGACGCTCATGGGGCCGACCCGGAGCGGGGCAGGACGGCGGTCACGGTCCACCCCTGGGCGGGGCCGGGGGAGGCGACGCAGGTGCCGCCGAGCAGGCGGGCGCGCTCCATCATGCCGATGAGGCCGTACCCCGGCGACGTGGCCGGGCGTACGTGGCCGGTGTCGCCGTCGTCGCTCACCCGCAGGCGCACCGACGTGTCGTCGGCGGCGACGCGGACCTCGATGCGGGTGGCGCGCCGGGCATGCCGTCTGGCGTTCGTGACCGACTCCTGGGCGATGCGGTAGACCGCGGCCCCCACCGCCGGGGAGACGCCGTCCACCTCGCCGGAGATCTCCACTTCCACGGACGGCCCGACACGGGGACGGTCGGCCAGCTCTTTCACGTCGGCGATCCGCCGCCCGGGGGCCAGCTCCGCCGGTCGCGTCCGGCGGAGCACGCGGACCATGGCGTTCATCTCCGCGAGGGCGCGCGCCGCCTCGGCTTCGATCAGTTCCAGCGCCTCGGTCGCGGCGCCGGGGCGCGACGGCGACAAGGCCAGGCCCGCCTGGGCGCGGATCGCCATCGCCGAGATGTGGTGCGCGACCGTGTCGTGCAGGTCGCGCGCCAGCTGTTCGCGTTCGAGAAGCTTGACCTGGTCGAGTTCGCGCATCCTGGCCCGGGCCCGGTAGCGGAACGTCCCGCCGAGTGCCATGGCCGCGATGACGACGGCGAGCCCTTGGAACGCGTCGGAGAGGACGAGGCGGCCGGTGAGGACCGCGACGGCCAGCGCGGCGGTCATCAGCACGAACCCGATCACGGCCTCGCGTCCGGAACCCCAGCGGAACAACGCGTACATCACGATCACCAGGAAGGCCATCGTGTTCGTCTCCGCCGACTCGCCGCCCGTGAGCAGCGAGGCCAGGGTGGTGCCGGCGAAGATGACCGCGACCATCAGCAGGGGCCTGGTCCGGCGCCACAACAACGTGGGCACCAGCCCGATGGTGAGGAGCACCGAGAGGGTCCGCCACGGGAGATCCGGCCGCACCACGCCTTCGACCACGGCGAGCGGGACCAGTACGGCGACGAGAACCCAGTCGCGCCATACCCGGTGCGGAGGATTGGGGGAACGGGGCTCGTGCCAGACAGACCGGAAGAAACCCCTCACGCCATCATGGTACGAGCCACGCCGCCGCCGGGCCATGAGAAGTGATCAGGCGTCATGCGCCACGTGCTGGGGAGGTCGGCCCGGTCCGCCGGCGCACGCGCGTGAGAAGCCGTGCCGGCGAAGGTCTCCGGCGCCTGCGGCATGGACACGCGGTGCTGGGCCTTCCTCCCGCACTCCGTCCGTTGGTCTTCGGCCTGATCGGGCGACTTCTCCGAATTCGCCGTCCCGGCGGGAGCCACTGGCGGGCGGCCCCGGTCTCGGTTCAGCGGGTCATGAGGTCGCGGAGTCGCGCTGTGACCGTTTCTGGGGCCTCTTCGGCCATGAAGTGGCCGCAGGTCACGGTCGCGTGGGTCAGGTCGGGGGCCCAGGCGCGCCAGACGGCTGCCGCGTCGTAGCCGAGTGCGGCGCCCCAGTCCTGTTGCAGCACGGTCACCGGCATGCGCAACTGGTTGCCCGCCGCCCGGTCGGCGCGGTCGTGGTCGACGTCGACGGTCGCCGAGGCGCGGTAGTCCGCCACGATCGACGGCACCGCGTCGCGGCAGGCGTCCAGGTACGCGGCCCGGACCTCGGCGGGAACGGCCTCGGGGTTCTGCGCCCAGATGTCCAGGAAATGGGCGAAGAAGACGTCCGGGGCGGCGGCGATCATCCGCTCCGGCAGGTCCGGCGGCTGGGCCATCAGGTAGAGGTGGAAACCCACGGCGGCGCTCGTGCCGTGCATCACGTCCCACATGTCCAGGGTCGGCAGCACGTCCAGGCAGGCCAGATGGGTGACGGCGGCCGGGTGGTCCAGCCCGGCGCGGAAGGCGACCAGCGCGCCCCGGTCGTGCCCGGCCAGCGCGAACCGCTCGTGCCCGAGCGCGCGGGCCAGCGCCACGACGTCGGCCGCCATGGTCCGCTTGCCGTACGTGCCGCCGCCGTCGTCCACGGGCTTGTCACTGGCGCCGTAGCCGCGCAGGTCGGGGCAGATCACCGTGTGATCGGCCGCGAGGTCCGCGGCGACGTGCCGCCACATGAGATGCGTCTGCGGGAAGCCGTGCAGCAGCACGATCGGCGGGCCCGAGCCGCCGACGGCGACGCTCAGCGCCACGTCGTCGGCGACCTGAACGCGCCGGTAGTCGAAGCCGGGAATGGTCGGTGCCATGGTGAACCGCTTTCGTTCGCTCGCGGAGGAAACCGCCACCTGAAGGCGGCCACCCCCAGCCTGACTCCCGCCAATCAGCATCCACTCAGCACATACCGTGGTGACCGGACGCGACACCGGGGGAGAGGAAGCGGCCCACGTTCCGTGCGCTCGGGTCGCTGGTGTCCGGAGCGGGAGGTGAGATGGCGTCTGACGTGTCCAGAAGCGCGGGGATGAGATGGCGTCGGCGACCTGTGGAGTCTCCTGATCGGGGGTCCTCCCAAGGGTGAGCGGGATGGCGTCCGGCGGGCTCGGCGCGGTGGTGTTCCAAGGGGTGGGGGTGTGATGGAGAGGGTGACGTTCGGGGTGCTCGGGCCGGTGGCGGCTGAGCGGGGTGGCGGGGTGCTCGGGTTGAAGGGGCCGCGGCATCGGGCGGTGCTGGCGCGGCTCATCGTGGCCCGCCGTCGCGTGGTCCCTGTGTCCCGCCTGGTGGACGACCTGTGGGACGAGCCGAGGCCGGGGGCCGTCGGCGCCGTGCAGACCTTCGTGGGCGCGCTGCGCCGCGTCCTTGAACCCGGCCGCCCGCCCCGGACCCCGGCCCGCCTGCTGGTCACGGAGGGACCCGGGTACGCACTGCGGGCCGCCCCGGACGACGTGGACGCCTGGCGCTTCGAGGCCGGCGTCGACGCCGCCGCCACCCTGCCGCCCGCGCGGGCGCTCGAACGGCTGAAACAGGCCCTGGACCTGTGGCGCGGCCCGGCGTACGCCGAATTCGCCGACGAGGAGTGGACGCTGGCGGAGCGCTCCCGCCTCGGCGAGCTGCGCCTCCAGGCGGTGGAGCGGCTCGCGGAGGCACGGCTGGCCGTCGGGCTCGCCGCCGAGGCCGTACGCGACCTGGAGGCGCACCTGGCGGGGCAGCCCTGGCGGGAGAACGCCTGGCGTCTGCTCGCCCTGGCCCTGTACCGCACGGGCCGCCAGGGCGACGCGCTCGCCGTGCTGCGCCGGGCCCGGGCTGCGCTCGCGGACGAGCTCGGCGTGGACCCGGGTCCGGAGCTGCGCCGGTTGCAGGCCGACATCCTCGCGCACGATCCCCGCCTCGACCAGCCGTCCAGCGCGGTCACCGGGGCGCGGCTGTGGAGCCAGGCGGCCGAGGCGTACGACCGTGCGGTCGCCGCCGGGGCTCGCGCCCGGCTGGAGTCCACCGTCGGCCTGCTGCGCAACCTCGCGGTGACCGGGGGCAGCGGCCTGCGGGCGGCCCAGGAGCAGCGGCCGGCGATCATCGGCGCGGCCGAGGAGTTCGGCGACCCCGAGCTGACCGCCCGCGTCATCGGCGCCTACGACGTCCCCACCATCTGGACCCGCAGCGACGACCCCGAACAGTCCCAGCGCATCGTCACCACCGCCGAACACACCCTGGCGGCCCTGAAGCGGGAAGGGGCACGGCCGTCCAGCGGCGACGCTCACGAGGAGACAAGGCAGTCGGGGGACGAGAGGGAAGGGGCACGACCGGTCAGCGGTGACGCTCACGAGGCGGGGTTGTCGGGCGTGCTGGGGAGTGGGCGTGCGTCAGGTGGTGGGGGTGAGGGGGTGCGGGCGCGGTTGTTGGTGACGATCGCGTTGGAGATGCGAGGGGTGCGGTCCGCGCGTGGGCCGGAGGCGGCGCGGGAAGGGGTGGAGATCGCGCGCCGGTTGGGGGATCCGGCGCTGCTGGCGTTCGCGTTGAACGGGTTGTACGTGCAGTCGTGCACGCGGGCCGGTCTCGCGGCGCGGCGGGACGCGATCGGCGCGGAGCTGGTCGCCTTGGCGGGCCGGCACGGACTGGCGACCTACGAGATCCTCGGCCACCTGGTCCGCGTGCAGGCCCGCGCCGCCCTGGGGGACCTTCCCGGCGCCGACGAGCACGCCGCCGCCGTCGACCTGCTGGCCGAGCGCCACGAACGTCCGCTGGCGACCGTCTTCACGCAGTGGTACCGCGCGCTGCGGCTCGCCGTCCAGGGGCGGATCGAGCAGGCCGCGACCGCCTACCGCGAAGCCGCCGCACGGCTGGACGGCGCCGGCATGCCCGGCGTGGAACGCGGCCTGCCGGCGCTCACCCGCCTGAGCCTGAGCCTGAGCCTGTCGGACGGCACGGCGCCCGCCACGGAGCCCGCAGCGTCGGCCACGAAGGCCGCGCCGTCCGTCAGGGAGGCCAAGTCGTTCACCGGGTATGCCTTGCCGTTCGTCGCGGATGCCGCAGGGAAGGCCGCGCCGTCCGTCAGGGACGCCGTGCGGTCCGCTGCGGAGGTCGCCGGGCAGATCGACCTCGGCGCGGACTGGGGTCCGTATCGGCCCTGGGCCGAGCCGTTCGTGCTGCTCGGGGAAGGGCGGCGCGCCGACGCGCGGGCGGCGTTGCGTGCGGTGCCGGAACCGGCTCCGGATCTGCTCTATGAAGCCCTGTGCTGCCTGGAGGCCGCGGTCGCGCTTGAGCTGGGCGACCTGCCTGTGCTGGAACGGGTGCAGGCCCGGCTGCTGCCGGCGGCGGGTGAGATCGCGGGCGCGGGCAGCGGCCTCATCACCCTCGGCCCCGTGGACCGGTGGCTCAGCCGCATCGCCACCGCTCTCAACCGTCCCCCGTCGTGACCGACCCCGGCGACGCCTCGTGGTGAGGGGCGTCCGGGCGGGTCAGGGCGAGGATGTGGGCGATCTCGTCGGGAGTGAGGCGGTCGCGGTGGCCGGCGAGGGCCTGGCGTGGGTCCATGGGGCGGTACGCGGTGCGTGACAGGCCGTGCCAGCGGAAAGCGGTGGCGCGCGCGCGTGGGGATCGTGCTTGCCGGGAGGCGTGGATGATCGCTTTCTCCGCTCGGCAGGACCAGGTGAGGCCGCACCAGGCGTACAGGTCGCGGTAGCCGTTGACGGGGTCGGTGACCAGGTCCTCGTAGCGGACGACGCGGACGCCGGGGTGCCGTCCGGCCAGCGTCTCGGTGACCGTCCCGGCGACGCGCCACAGCGCCGCGGTCGTCGTCAGGCCGTCCCGCGAACCGGCCAGCGGGGACAGCTCCCGCAGGCATGGGTGGTCGCGGACCAGCAGGGGCTGCCCGAGCAGTTCGCGGACGTCCACCGTCCAGCCGAGCCGCCGCCAGCTCGCCACGAGGGACACCGGGTCGCGCACCAGCAGGACGACCCGGCAGTCGAGCCGCTCGGCGAACCATCCCGCCGAGAACAGCGCGAACGGGTCGTCCAGCAGCGCCCGGTGTCCGAGCATCCTGCCGGCCGTGAACGAGGACGCGTTCCTGACCAGCCGGGCGAGGTCGCCGGGACGGCGGTTGCGGCGCAGCTCGGCCGCGTACCCGTAGCGGAGGCCCACGGTGCCGGAGAAGGCGCGCAGCCACGGCTCCTCGCCGTCGGCGCAGATGTACTGGAACCGGTGGGACACGGTGGCGTCGAGCACGCCGGGGGAGCGGCCGGGCGGGCGCAGCGGGTTGAGCGGCTCGTTCACGTACACCGCCTCGCCGCTCGCCGCGAGCATCTTGCCCGCCCAGCTCGTCCCGCTGCGGGGCAGCCCGGTCACCAGGATGGGCGGGCCGCCCGCACGCCGGCCGTTCACGAGGTCACGCGCCCGGCGCTCCGGCCGCTCGTAGGCGCAGGCTCCGGGGAGGGTCTGAGGGCCGGGAGGGAGGGGGGGAGACGGAGGGAGGGGAGGCTGTGGCGGCCGAAGGGGTGCAGGCCGTAG containing:
- a CDS encoding DUF2306 domain-containing protein, which produces MIAGGVRLDGLISGAAVTPENARFFAVPLPVVLHIVGATIYSVLGAFQFARGFRRRRPAWHRAAGRLLIPCGLLAAITGLWMTVFYPWPPGDGELLAGFRLVFGGAMAASILLGLAAIRRRDIAGHRAWMTRAYAIGLGAGTQVLTHLPWFIFFGTPGELPRALLVAAGWVINLVVAEWFLRRDRRPAQVRTRLVS
- a CDS encoding response regulator, which produces MSVRVVVADDQEIVRTGLAMILDAQPDIEVVGQAEDGRRAVELARRLRPDVCLFDIRMPVLDGIAATRTLAGPGVEDPLAVVVITTFDLDEYVYAALRAGARGFLLKNAGAALLSQAVHAAADGDALIAPSITARLLGAFARTGPASPPVQPIEALTLREEQILAAVARGRTNSEIAHELHISLSTAKSHIASLMAKLGARNRVEIAIWAYETNRVRT
- a CDS encoding sensor histidine kinase, which codes for MRGFFRSVWHEPRSPNPPHRVWRDWVLVAVLVPLAVVEGVVRPDLPWRTLSVLLTIGLVPTLLWRRTRPLLMVAVIFAGTTLASLLTGGESAETNTMAFLVIVMYALFRWGSGREAVIGFVLMTAALAVAVLTGRLVLSDAFQGLAVVIAAMALGGTFRYRARARMRELDQVKLLEREQLARDLHDTVAHHISAMAIRAQAGLALSPSRPGAATEALELIEAEAARALAEMNAMVRVLRRTRPAELAPGRRIADVKELADRPRVGPSVEVEISGEVDGVSPAVGAAVYRIAQESVTNARRHARRATRIEVRVAADDTSVRLRVSDDGDTGHVRPATSPGYGLIGMMERARLLGGTCVASPGPAQGWTVTAVLPRSGSAP
- a CDS encoding alpha/beta fold hydrolase; translated protein: MAPTIPGFDYRRVQVADDVALSVAVGGSGPPIVLLHGFPQTHLMWRHVAADLAADHTVICPDLRGYGASDKPVDDGGGTYGKRTMAADVVALARALGHERFALAGHDRGALVAFRAGLDHPAAVTHLACLDVLPTLDMWDVMHGTSAAVGFHLYLMAQPPDLPERMIAAAPDVFFAHFLDIWAQNPEAVPAEVRAAYLDACRDAVPSIVADYRASATVDVDHDRADRAAGNQLRMPVTVLQQDWGAALGYDAAAVWRAWAPDLTHATVTCGHFMAEEAPETVTARLRDLMTR
- a CDS encoding AfsR/SARP family transcriptional regulator — translated: MERVTFGVLGPVAAERGGGVLGLKGPRHRAVLARLIVARRRVVPVSRLVDDLWDEPRPGAVGAVQTFVGALRRVLEPGRPPRTPARLLVTEGPGYALRAAPDDVDAWRFEAGVDAAATLPPARALERLKQALDLWRGPAYAEFADEEWTLAERSRLGELRLQAVERLAEARLAVGLAAEAVRDLEAHLAGQPWRENAWRLLALALYRTGRQGDALAVLRRARAALADELGVDPGPELRRLQADILAHDPRLDQPSSAVTGARLWSQAAEAYDRAVAAGARARLESTVGLLRNLAVTGGSGLRAAQEQRPAIIGAAEEFGDPELTARVIGAYDVPTIWTRSDDPEQSQRIVTTAEHTLAALKREGARPSSGDAHEETRQSGDEREGARPVSGDAHEAGLSGVLGSGRASGGGGEGVRARLLVTIALEMRGVRSARGPEAAREGVEIARRLGDPALLAFALNGLYVQSCTRAGLAARRDAIGAELVALAGRHGLATYEILGHLVRVQARAALGDLPGADEHAAAVDLLAERHERPLATVFTQWYRALRLAVQGRIEQAATAYREAAARLDGAGMPGVERGLPALTRLSLSLSLSDGTAPATEPAASATKAAPSVREAKSFTGYALPFVADAAGKAAPSVRDAVRSAAEVAGQIDLGADWGPYRPWAEPFVLLGEGRRADARAALRAVPEPAPDLLYEALCCLEAAVALELGDLPVLERVQARLLPAAGEIAGAGSGLITLGPVDRWLSRIATALNRPPS
- a CDS encoding sulfotransferase, which produces MNGRRAGGPPILVTGLPRSGTSWAGKMLAASGEAVYVNEPLNPLRPPGRSPGVLDATVSHRFQYICADGEEPWLRAFSGTVGLRYGYAAELRRNRRPGDLARLVRNASSFTAGRMLGHRALLDDPFALFSAGWFAERLDCRVVLLVRDPVSLVASWRRLGWTVDVRELLGQPLLVRDHPCLRELSPLAGSRDGLTTTAALWRVAGTVTETLAGRHPGVRVVRYEDLVTDPVNGYRDLYAWCGLTWSCRAEKAIIHASRQARSPRARATAFRWHGLSRTAYRPMDPRQALAGHRDRLTPDEIAHILALTRPDAPHHEASPGSVTTGDG